From one Danio rerio strain Tuebingen ecotype United States chromosome 19, GRCz12tu, whole genome shotgun sequence genomic stretch:
- the si:ch211-171h4.6 gene encoding formyl peptide receptor 2, with the protein MAFNTTLHTHSHIDVSTHHEKSTLDVDAIMENITIVLYTITIIFGISGNSVVIWVAGFRLKPNVSNVWLVNLAVADLIFCFTRIISLIKNLFFDYWPFGLFLCKFNGFFKYANMFCSVFLLAVISVDRALCVWCPVFTRKRRTICAARVVSVGVWIVAVIFSSPYFVYRQVYLGDNNLSKCSLEVKESSKGDNSAKNALYSIRFLCGFLLPFLVILCCYVLAAIGIRRARFSGKSKPLRILAALVVAFFLCWAPYHCLLLAKMVDKKSQIVKVGLPIAKGTAYFNSCVNPLLYFCMGLNIRQNFRQSISGIYRRALMEEVPTVQSQEGTGDESCNSLSKTTVLNRGRPRGLAKV; encoded by the exons ATGGCCTTCAATACAACTCTTCACACCCACTCCCACATTGATGTATCAACCCACCATGAGAAATCAACACTGGACGTTGATGCCATTATGGAAAATATTACCATTGTCCTGTACACCATTACCATCATCTTCGGCATCAGCGGGAACTCTGTGGTCATCTGGGTGGCAGGTTTTCGTCTTAAACCCAACGTCAGCAACGTTTGGTTGGTCAACCTTGCAGTAGCAGATCTGATCTTCTGCTTCACCCGAATCATTTCACTCATTAAAAACCTCTTCTTTGACTACTGGCCTTTTGGACTCTTTCTCTGCAAGTTCAATGGTTTCTTCAAGTACGCCAACATGTTCTGCAGTGTTTTTCTTCTGGCTGTCATTAGTGTGGATCGAGCGCTCTGCGTCTGGTGTCCGGTGTTCACCAGGAAACGACGGACAATATGTGCTGCTCGTGTGGTCAGTGTGGGAGTTTGGATCGTGGCTGTGATCTTTAGTTCGCCCTACTTTGTTTACCGGCAGGTCTACCTTGGTGACAACAATTTGAGCAAGTGCTCTCTGGAG GTTAAAGAATCATCGAAGGGCGACAATTCGGCAAAGAACGCCCTGTACAGCATTCGCTTCTTGTGTGGATTCCTGTTGCCTTTCTTGGTCATCCTGTGCTGCTACGTTCTAGCTGCTATTGGGATACGCAGAGCAAGGTTTTCTGGCAAATCGAAGCCCCTGCGCATTCTCGCTGCACTCGTGGTCGCCTTTTTCCTGTGCTGGGCCCCATATCACTGCCTGCTGCTCGCCAAGATGGTGGACAAGAAAAGCCAAATAGTCAAAGTGGGCCTGCCTATTGCTAAGGGCACAGCGTATTTCAACAGTTGCGTCAACCCGCTGCTCTATTTCTGCATGGGACTCAATATTAGGCAAAACTTTAGGCAAAGCATATCAGGGATTTATCGGAGAGCGCTTATGGAAGAAGTCCCCACTGTACAGTCTCAGGAAGGCACGGGGGATGAAAGCTGTAATTCCCTTTCGAAGACTACAGTACTTAATCGAGGAAGACCCAGGGGGTTGGCTAAAGTTTAA